The DNA segment CTTTTCTGATTAGAATTAAAGTGTTCAGTTTGGGATTCTCGAAATTGAGATTTTTAAGAACCATTCTAAGGGAATCGTCGTTAACGATATATTTACCACCCGTTGTCCCCGCTTTGGCCGGGATCATCTGCGGTAAATTCTTTGCGGGATTCCCGATGTTCCAGAAGAAATGATTCTCCCCGTCAATTCTAAGCGTCAAAAGATTCGATTCGGCCACCTCAACCTGGTCCTCCTGCTCCTTGGGAGGTAAATTGATTTCCATCGCCTGCGGCATGGAAAACACCGTTGATACCATATAAAATATCAGAAGCAGGAAGGCGATATCGACCATCGGAGTCATATCGATACGAATCGCTATTCTCCGTTTCGGTCTGCGGTGACCTTTTCCTTTACCGGCCTTTTGTCGTTCTACTACTTCACCGGCCATTTAAAATCACTCCTTTCAATCACCGCTACTGCCTCGCCGGGGTGGCTGACGCCAATTCCCGTTCATTATCGGTAATGATCAGGAAACGCGTCAACTCGTTTTCTTTCATCGAATTCATTAAATCATTCATGGCCCCGAAACTGGCATCCTTATCGGCCTTGATAACAATCAAGGCGCGCGGATTGACCGCCCGGGCCCTGTTTATAACCGAACTTACATTGGCAATATTGACCTCGGAGTACTTGCGCACCGTGGTGGTCACTTCTTTGCCTTCAACAACCATCTTCTCCTTTTGCAGGAAGTCCACGTACATCGAGTCGAGTTTCGTGACCGTAATATTAATCACATCCTTATCCGGTAATTCGATCTGGGAATGCGACTTTGGCAGGGTCACTTTTTTCGCCTCCGGTGGCTTGAACTGCGTCGTTGACATATAGAAGATAAGCAGCAGAAAGGCAATATCCACCATCGGGGTCATATCGATCCTAATGCTGATCCGCCGTTTCTTCTTAATCGACATAAGTTATTTACCTTCTTTATCCTTCAACAACTGCAAAACTTCAAAGGTGGCTTCATCGGTCGTATAGTTAAAAGCATCCACTTTATTAACAAAAAAATTGTAGAAAAGGATTCCAAGAATACCGGAAATGAGCCCGCCGGCAGTATTCACAAGGGCTTCCGAAATACCGATAGCGAGCTGCTGAGCGTCAATAACACCGCCCTCGACATTACCGGTCGCGGCAAACGCACGAATCATACCGATGGTCGTTCCCAGAAGTCCCACCATGGTGGCAATAGAGGCGATAGTCGAAAGGGCGATCAGGTTTCTTTCAAGAAGCGGCCCTTCAAGAGCGTTGGCTTCATCGATAGCCGTCTGGGTTAACGTGATTCTCTTTTCGGCGTCAACCGACTTGTCATCTTTCAACTGGCGATATCTTTCGATACCGGCCCGGAGCACGTTAGCGGTTGTTCCACGCTGCTTGTCGCAGGCCGCCAGGGCGCCGTCAAAATCGTTGGCCTGAAGCAGGGAAATCAGCTTTTTAAAGAAAACCTGGACGGAACTGGTCCCTTTGGCTACACGATAGAGGGAAATGAAGCGTTCGACAATAAAGGCCACCAGCATCAGGAAGATAGTAATCAGAACGACTACCAGCGGCCCGCCCTGATAGACCGAATGGGCGATTGTGCCGACCGGCTGGGACTTGAAAACCACGCCCCACATGACATATCCGATGGCAAATGCAATCAGAAAATTAAGAGTGATGAATAATGACTGTTTCACCTTTTCAAAACCTCCAATATTGGTTTAACTTATTGTTTTTTTCCTATATCTCACTGGCCTTGACGGCATTCATAATACCTGCCGCCAACGCCAGATAAAATCCGTAACCCAATATCCCGATATATGTCCCGATACCGTAACTCTTGCCCAGTTGGGCCAGGCCGCCGGCCGGATTGAAGGAGTAATCCGCCCCAAAGGAAGACAATATCAGGCAAAAACCCCAAATGGCCACCAGTATCCAGTTCCACTTGAGTATCTTTTTCAGATTGAGCGCAAAACTATCCGGATCCCCTTTGAAACCATACAGCGCTTTCAGGGTCATTACTGCCAGCCCGATGCACGCCAACATATAAATCAGGATAAAAAGTCCGGTGAGCATCAGGGCAAATCCCGATGAAAACACCTTCCCGCCGACATCCCCGAATGAAATCAGTGCCCCGAGAGCCGACATGGAGTAGTATTCTCTCCGGATTTCCTGGCGTTTCTGCACGGCACTGATCGAACTGAAACCATGTTCATCCGTCGTACCGGCCTCGGTTCCGGTACCGCCAGTCACTTCCTGGGTGGTCGGCTTCGATTCGATTACAATTTCTTTATATCCGGAAAACCACGGCAGAAACAGCGAAAGGACCAAGATTATCGAAGTGATAGTCAGGACAATCTTCTCATATGATGCCACCCGCGGAACCTCGAGCGAGTTGTGCTCACGGAGCTTTGCCCCCTGTTTCCGCTTGTCAAGCATCCTCTTAATCCAACTCTCCTTTTCCGAGTCGGACTTGAAAAGATCGCCGATCTTGCCGGGTTTTACCTCAAAGCCGAGATATTTGTACCTATAATCAGGGTCAGCCGACGGCTGTTTGACTGT comes from the Candidatus Zixiibacteriota bacterium genome and includes:
- a CDS encoding Biopolymer transport protein ExbD/TolR, producing MAGEVVERQKAGKGKGHRRPKRRIAIRIDMTPMVDIAFLLLIFYMVSTVFSMPQAMEINLPPKEQEDQVEVAESNLLTLRIDGENHFFWNIGNPAKNLPQMIPAKAGTTGGKYIVNDDSLRMVLKNLNFENPKLNTLILIRKDARYNSMVDILDEIDLLERSWNAEKAKQLGKKADQLTPEEKFSYRYAIGDWEDSDDRIVEAALQARGGAN
- a CDS encoding Biopolymer transport protein ExbD/TolR; the encoded protein is MSIKKKRRISIRIDMTPMVDIAFLLLIFYMSTTQFKPPEAKKVTLPKSHSQIELPDKDVINITVTKLDSMYVDFLQKEKMVVEGKEVTTTVRKYSEVNIANVSSVINRARAVNPRALIVIKADKDASFGAMNDLMNSMKENELTRFLIITDNERELASATPARQ
- a CDS encoding conserved membrane hypothetical protein (Evidence 4 : Unknown function but conserved in other organisms), giving the protein MKQSLFITLNFLIAFAIGYVMWGVVFKSQPVGTIAHSVYQGGPLVVVLITIFLMLVAFIVERFISLYRVAKGTSSVQVFFKKLISLLQANDFDGALAACDKQRGTTANVLRAGIERYRQLKDDKSVDAEKRITLTQTAIDEANALEGPLLERNLIALSTIASIATMVGLLGTTIGMIRAFAATGNVEGGVIDAQQLAIGISEALVNTAGGLISGILGILFYNFFVNKVDAFNYTTDEATFEVLQLLKDKEGK
- a CDS encoding membrane hypothetical protein (Evidence 5 : Unknown function) → MAENEEKGTVKQPSADPDYRYKYLGFEVKPGKIGDLFKSDSEKESWIKRMLDKRKQGAKLREHNSLEVPRVASYEKIVLTITSIILVLSLFLPWFSGYKEIVIESKPTTQEVTGGTGTEAGTTDEHGFSSISAVQKRQEIRREYYSMSALGALISFGDVGGKVFSSGFALMLTGLFILIYMLACIGLAVMTLKALYGFKGDPDSFALNLKKILKWNWILVAIWGFCLILSSFGADYSFNPAGGLAQLGKSYGIGTYIGILGYGFYLALAAGIMNAVKASEI